From the genome of Lineus longissimus chromosome 8, tnLinLong1.2, whole genome shotgun sequence, one region includes:
- the LOC135492601 gene encoding uncharacterized protein LOC135492601 gives MSGKNLPKTLTGAQSVRGTVKRTIASLIKEAKSLKDVKGLPEAEYLELVERLRSTLEHIRAINDRVIELSINEIPAGDPQRETLGNDIEAKEVEFFEKIADEVRPLTQELMAVVQRIRDGKPTTPPPPTSSVAATTSRIASRLAKLKFPTFSGDIRDYMRFKEQFSYFTKDLPPPERLYQLVESMERVREKVKIKNCTMLSVAWSILDTEFGDEDRLIDILISDIERTESYHTNNPGAMSKFVDSLQRFTVHFDSLGMKSDLNSRVILTQLRQKLPKERHILFLERVQDSKYDNTISGLLKFLQDQLVLVRKIYQDSGKTAKYELGSNSMSKSSTSRSVSHATVSPGPGTSERGASGSDGSSGGSNREKSSIKYGNSQEKRDKPKCPLHPQASNHFIKGCNKFRSLPQSEKFNVLNSSGICHRCGHDDCVSGKPPYNPEQCQYFRPCAVPTCGLDTHCSSIYPKVYGTDGYRHFEMKYNAAAGEFKPAATITKNVGTSVISAPCLSESSVPTLPTVMAYLNHNNKRCLVRILLDSGSQQSILREGIVPKTPSCVMQNFMITAVGGETSKQKLRVLDCILESLDRNIKRKITVTEMKTPCGNVPVIPNSKLKGYTHLRDVEITEPPIPVIDLLLGVDNADLITSDRKISGDSKNHPIAGRCPLGWFIQGGPGSNSVSVNHAQLMATSDIEQFLGIVTSVLEPKPCKCALDVENRLATEKMERSLRQTEDGAYEISLPWKKSPENLPNNYDYAMKRLVNLEKQFKNKPQEWELYC, from the coding sequence ATGAGTGGAAAGAATCTGCCCAAGACCCTCACTGGGGCACAGTCTGTTCGAGGAACTGTAAAAAGGACAATTGCTTCGCTGATCAAAGAGGCCAAATCCCTGAAAGACGTAAAGGGACTCCCCGAGGCTGAATACTTAGAATTAGTTGAGCGCTTGCGCTCTACCTTAGAACATATTCGAGCTATTAATGACCGTGTTATAGAATTATCAATTAACGAAATCCCTGCTGGGGATCCTCAGCGAGAAACTTTGGGAAATGACATTGAAGCGAAGGAGGTAGagtttttcgaaaaaattgcAGATGAAGTACGCCCGTTAACACAGGAGCTGATGGCTGTCGTGCAGAGAATTCGAGATGGTAAACCGACAACACCTCCTCCCCCAACTTCCTCTGTTGCTGCTACGACATCTCGTATTGCTTCACGCTTGGCGAAACTTAAATTTCCCACGTTCTCGGGGGACATACGAGACTACATGAGGTTTAAAGAACAATTTTCGTATTTCACTAAGGATCTCCCCCCTCCTGAACGCCTGTACCAACTCGTAGAATCAATGGAGAGGGTTAGAGAGaaagttaaaataaaaaacTGTACAATGCTATCAGTAGCTTGGTCCATTCTGGACACTGAGTTTGGCGATGAGGACCGACTGATCGATATTCTGATCTCTGACATAGAGAGAACCGAGTCCTATCACACCAACAATCCGGGTGCCATGTCAAAATTCGTCGATAGTCTACAGAGATTTACGGTTCATTTCGATAGTCTTGGGATGAAAAGCGATCTCAATAGTCGAGTAATTCTCACTCAACTTCGTCAAAAGCTACCAAAGGAACGTCACATTCTGTTCTTGGAACGAGTTCAGGATTCAAAATACGATAACACGATTTCTGGGCTACTGAAATTTCTTCAGGATCAACTCGTACTCGTCAGGAAAATCTATCAGGATTCAGGAAAAACCGCTAAATACGAATTGGGTTCTAATTCTATGTCCAAATCCAGCACCAGTAGATCTGTGTCGCACGCTACGGTGTCCCCTGGTCCTGGTACTTCAGAGCGCGGTGCCAGTGGTTCAGATGGCAGTTCCGGTGGTTCAAATCGTGAAAAATCgtctataaaatatggaaattCTCAGGAAAAGCGTGATAAACCGAAGTGCCCTCTCCACCCGCAGGCTAGCAACCACTTTATCAAAGGGTGCAACAAGTTTAGATCTCTACCTCAGTCAGAGAAATTCAACGTTCTGAATTCTAGTGGTATCTGTCATAGGTGTGGTCATGATGACTGTGTTAGTGGCAAACCCCCGTACAATCCTGAACAGTGTCAATACTTCAGGCCTTGTGCTGTGCCTACATGTGGCCTAGACACTCACTGTTCTTCAATTTATCCAAAGGTATATGGAACTGATGGATATCGTCATTTTGAGATGAAATATAACGCAGCTGCTGGAGAGTTCAAACCCGCTGCTACTATTACCAAGAACGTTGGCACTTCAGTTATTTCTGCGCCATGTTTATCTGAGTCTAGTGTACCTACTTTGCCTACCGTGATGGCTTATCTCAATCATAACAATAAGCGATGCTTAGTGAGAATCCTTCTGGACTCAGGCAGTCAGCAATCTATTTTGCGCGAGGGAATAGTCCCTAAAACTCCGAGCTGTGTAATGCAAAACTTCATGATCACCGCAGTGGGTGGTGAAACGTCGAAACAAAAACTTCGTGTTCTTGATTGTATTCTCGAGAGTCTTGATAGGAATATCAAACGCAAAATAACTGTTACAGAAATGAAGACCCCGTGTGGAAACGTACCAGTCATTCCGAATTCGAAACTGAAGGGTTACACTCACTTGAGAGATGTTGAGATAACCGAACCTCCAATCCCAGTGATCGATCTCTTACTTGGGGTTGACAACGCGGACCTCATCACCTCTGACAGGAAAATATCGGGTGATAGTAAAAATCACCCCATTGCTGGACGTTGTCCTCTCGGCTGGTTCATCCAGGGCGGGCCTGGTTCAAACTCCGTTTCAGTCAATCACGCTCAGCTCATGGCTACCAGTGACATTGAACAATTTCTTGGAATCGTGACTTCAGTCTTGGAGCCAAAGCCTTGCAAATGTGCTTTAGATGTTGAAAACCGTCTTGCCACAGAGAAGATGGAGAGAAGTTTGAGACAAACTGAGGATGGTGCATACGAAATCAGCTTGCCATGGAAAAAGTCTCCAGAAAATCTGCCAAATAACTATGACTATGCTATGAAACGTTTGGTAAACTTAGAGAAGCAATTCAAAAATAAACCCCAAGAATGGGAATTGTACTGCTGA